Part of the Lytechinus variegatus isolate NC3 chromosome 16, Lvar_3.0, whole genome shotgun sequence genome, CTTTCCTATTTTTTCATCAAGATGAGCACTAGCACTTTCAAATGAAGACGTTGCATATGCGTTCTAAAATTCTAAGAAAGAAAGACATGGCATAGACTACGTGACTAGAATAGTATGTCAGTGATCACATTTGGAATTTGTTTGCTGTAGTGTCTGCTTTTGGCACATTTCCACTATTATTTGGGCTCCTGTCAAATACCAATGACTACAAACACTTTGTTAATCTTCAGTGGATgtgatgaaaaaacaaaattttaaggaatatatgaATGATCTTCAAAACACAACCAAAGAGAATCTGAAAACCACTTTGATGCCGATAGTTTATctaaaatgaccttttactGCTCATGTGCAGTAACCACCATGATAAGGCTACATCTATCATGatattgtaatatttcaatCAGCTAATATACTACAAGACAGCTTGTTGCAATAAATATTGGCGAGATCTCTTTTCTATAGATGTTTGCTTCAAACATCTGGCTTTCCAAGCATCATGCTATAATACACGGACATCACCGACATGTCGGAACAATTTAAGGTCAAAACGGGTTTTCTCACTCTTTTTTTACAGCTCTCAAATACAGAATTTTGTAAGCTCTGAGTTACATCACATGCATGACATATCGCGCAAAACTGTATCTGTATGGAAGCATATGTCTCGTGTAGAATATACATTTCATGATGAAACTATTTCAGCGTAGCCAGTGGAGGAGATTTTCTCGCAGTTTATATTCCCTCAAATTTTAAATACTTCTTAGCTCAGTGGTCATTAAAGGGCCCTACCATTGACAAATCATTGggaaattaaatcaatacgAAATATGCAAAAAGCCAATTAACTTGCATAATATAATCCGTCCGTCATGAGCGCCCGTCGGACTAATGcgataaaagttttgacagcACAAATTTGACCGAACTCGTGACGGTTATTTTCTTTGGGTCGTCGCAGTTCAAGTTAATCCCAACCATCCCAATTCCTAGACACTTGGCAGGTCTCTTGATTGCTAAACCAAAATGAATAACCTTTGTGAAGTTAcatgtttcaaagtgaaaacatgCAGTTTACTTCTGGTTGGTTAGTCTACTGACAATTGCTCTCCAATATTAGACCTGCTGGCGTTTATTACATAACACCCCCAGGCATGCAGCCGAGTGAAAGACCTGAATCCCTTCTCTGTTCTGAGATTAGCCTTcatttccccatgatttgtcaatgtAAGGTCGCTTTAAAGgcaaccgcacaccttacgacccgaccggtcGCCAACTGGCTTGCAACTGGGTGAGGGAAGATGTGACGtgacagctcttgtcagcttgagcgtcgcagaccggtcagagacaagtagCAAGGAAAATCTGAagtgacatgtcgaatccttatgactggacacaagctcaatccaacctccagccaatcagacagcagagtcgcataacgcgtattatgataaacaacaacgcgcatacgcagtagtaagcgcaatttctcagatgctatgccaaaaagcaaaaagcgcatgcgtgagtcgcagatcggatcgcaaggtgtgcggtgtcgaggcttataactgccttgcgattcatctcccctcattCAGTCGCAGGCCAGTcgccgaccagtcgggtcgtaaggtgtgcggtggccttaacaGTTCACAGATTGTCTAGATTTACACAGCCTAATATCAAACAAGGCAACAGCatccacattaaaaaaaaacatgatcatATATTGCAGTTGATATTAAATCAAGGCCCAGTATAATCAAACCTTACAATCAACTTTGCAGCTAAGTGTAACTCTGCGAAAATGTGAACaaaaagttacaattgattgttaCTATCGATTTGATGTGTTTATGATACAGGACGAAGAAACAACACTTCAGCACTGatgaaggaaagagaggaaaattTGCAAGGATGAAAACACTCTTCATGGAATGATATAATCTGAAcgaatttgaattttttgaaGTTAATTCTAACAATGAATCACATACTCCCACTGCTCCACATACACATTGCTAGGATACTTAGATATTGCATGATTATATAAAGATAAGAAGCCTCCGCAGGGTGATAGCTAGCTGCTGCCGGTTGCCCCGTTGCCATGGTACACGATCGCTCACCGCGTTGAGAGAGGCGAGTTCATGGTGAAGTGTCTAGTGTAGTCGTATTCTATCGTTGGAATCACGGCTTGGACGAACTtcaggaaaattaaaaggtagCTGAAACAAATTAAATAGTTAAGGAAAAGCATGATCTGAAGATgacagaaaaagggaaaaagtaacAGTTATCTTCATCCATTTAGCATACCTTCTTAGACATATGGGTTTATTTATAAAACTATGAAACTGCCTTATACAGGCGAGGGGACCAAAAAACATACCTACTGTATACTttctaaaataatttcatttcaaatacttACACCCATGGCATGAAATGCCTGTCTATTGTCAAAATTTCTGTGAAAGTATTTTGATTTGGTCATAAACTACaaagatattaaaaaatattctctTCATTCTTAACTCTGAAAGGTCAATTCCTACAAATTTCAGTTGACATTACAGTACTAACATCAATGTGTATATGTGGGACAGTACCACATTCAGGCAAagaccaaaacaaaaaaagaatatcattCTTACAGGAGGAAAAGTATGGGTCATCCACTACATAATcaatgattttgaacttttgGGCTCCTTTTCTcgacttgaaaaaaattaaattatataTATCAAAGATTGGATGGTACAGCAAGCAAATGCTCTCTTACTTTATTCACAATACCATGTGAAATGATCTTCGTTctgattctgttttttttttcaagaagccCAAAGGCATACACAATATACAAAGCAATGATTCAATAACATGTATAACAATGACAAACCTATGTTAGCATCACCATAATGTGATCCTGTCAGAGATGTACACACTGATTTAAGTAAACGAACATCAACTGAAATTCCCCCAAATTTACATTTCAGAATAATATTGCTTATTCTCTTGGTAATTTTCAACATGCTCAAAAATTTTTCGCCGAAACAAAGatgtgaattttgaattttcagcaATACCTGCCAACCATTTGGTCATATAATCGACAAATTGACAAAAAGTTATGATTTAGCGCTTGTTCAAACAGTGGGTAAACATTTTTACTCAACCCTACTTTAGATCAAGTGGCACCCCCCCCCATCTACAATAGTCATAAGTCAGATCAAAGGATACAGATGTACTCCTAGTTCACCTCCGCCGTCTTGCACTGTGTGAATGATCTTCTTCATGACGTCAGCATGTCTGCGGAGTAAAGCAGACCAGTTGATGTTTGGTCAAAGAATGAGTTCAAGAGCCATTTGCAGAcaaaattggcaataaaaaataaacgcaGCTTGAATTCTAATCAATCAGAAACTGATGAGCTGTGTGAATGGTTTAATGCAATTCTTCTTGCAACATGACcaagtttaaaggacaagtccaccccaacaaaaacttgatttgaataaaaagagaaaatttcaacaagcataacactgaaaatttcatcaaaatcggatgtaaaataagaaagttatgaaatttcaaagttttgcttcatttcacaaaaaacagttatgaacgagccagctacatccaaatgaaggagtcgatgatgtcattcactcacgatttcttttgttttttattgtttgaaatatgaaatattttgattttctcatcattatcatgtgaaataaagtttcatttctccctgaacacgtggaattccattattttaacattttgtgcttcaggcaaggaggtcttaatcgtcaaattcgtaaaaattgaaatattgtataattcaaacaataaaaaacaaaagaaatagtgagtgacatcatcgactctctcttttggatgtaactggctcgttcatataactattttgttaaaaataagcgaaactttgaaatgtcataactttcttattttacatccgattttgatgaaatcttcagcattgtgcttgtctgatttttgtctattgattcaaatcaacatttttctgaggtggacttgacatttaagtAATATGAAGTACAAGTGTAGCCCTGAATATGCACTTCATTTGGGATGACAATAATGGTAACGATGTTTTGAAATGACTATTGAATAGATTGATATTTTTCAAGGCAGGAGGATTCTTTCACAACGACTAGAAAATGAAACTGCTTCCAACTATTGCAAGCCTTTTATGCCATTATTGTTGAGTTTTGCATGCAATTCacttaaaaacaatgaaatttctttgattatatttttctagatatgaatatttctCAGATTAACACAGATATTCATCACTCCCTGTTGGCATAATTCAACAATTAATTTCAAAACATGCCTTAAAATTCCATTGCACAATGTCTTGAAAACTGACTTAATGTCTTCTGGAAATGGTGCTAGAAAAGTCGTTATTATCcatactatttttattattattgctagcatcatcattgacattatcatcatcaccattaccatcattatcatcatcaccattaccatcattatcatcatcaccaacaatcatcatcaccatcatcaccaccatcatcaccaccaccaccatcatcctcatcattatcatcctcatcataattatcatcatcatcatcatcatcatcaccatcaccatcaccaccaccaccaccaccaccaccaccaccaccaccgccgccaccaccaccaccaccatcatcatcatcatcatcaccaacaccatcatcatcatcatcatcatcatcatcatcatcatcatcatcatcatcattaacatcatcatcatcatcatcatcattaccgtcatcaCTATAAAACCACCATTACCATCAACATTATCAacaccctcctcctcctcaccaacatcatcactaCTTCCACCGCCATCATCtccatcacatcatcatcaccaccattgtTACTATCAATATCGGTATCGCTACCTGCATGGATGTACAGAGCACATCGTCTGTGGAAGATTCGGATGGGATTCTACTGTTACAGTCTTCTTCACATGATCCTGGCTGATATCTTCATACATCTGATCTACAGTCAAAGGTTTTCGATGCTAAAGAGAAATGACAAAGAGTACGAATTCGTTCAGTCTGCATATTGAATAAATGATTTTGGGAGGAGAGATCTACAGGTCatgggggtgttgcaagaaaatatttgcgatcaattgcaaatatacgactgatagatcaacgttagctcagctgtagcaaatcagattaaacttcttgtttcaaggaacaaattagcaatcaatcactaatttgcaattaaatgcaagacatatgattgatttaaagaccaaaaattgacttttATCGCAAATTTCTTGCAACACACGAATAGTGATTCACTTTGCTTTTCatctcccaggcacaggtgatgcccaacaaatacaaaataaaaaaaaacaaatcaatctgGCTTTTCCAGCAACTTTCTATAGAGAGACATGGAGGTGAAACGTTCTTCCCTGTGGTAGCTACATAACTACGAAATCATCTAAACTGGGGCAGTGAAGATGGCCTCCTCTGTTGACCAAGTTCAAGGAAGCCACAAAATCTCATCTATTTTGCTAAAAGAAGACAATGAACTGCAAGGACTAGGCTGGTCATTCTGAGGGGTTGGAAGATTGTTCTAGTGACCCAAACATGGAGTAGTGTGTGTGTGCAGCACTTTGTAACCAAAAGGAAAAGGTGCTTTATCAAATATTGGATTTGATCAGATTGGATTGGGTAAATTAATTTGAACCCTGATTGCCCAAAGGAAACTCACAAAACTTTTcttctattatttttcatttcttccaggacttcataaatgtattaaaaaacatTGCCAGGTTCAAATAAATGAGCCAATAGTAGTATTATTGAAGCGTCATTGAGCATTTCATCCACATATATGATCCTCCAACAAAAGTGATAAAGTTTTTTAATCATTAGAGTCCATACTTAACTATAAATATCACTTAAGTTGTTTAATACCCCCATCCCACACCATTACCATAGCATCACAGTTTCaaatacactttgaaaaatggGACTTGTATGtgtttaccccaagaccaatgAGCACTGGTcaaaaattaaaggacaagtccaccccaacaaaaacttgatttgaataaaaagagaaaaattcaacaaacacaacactgaaaatttcatcaaaatcggatgtaaaataagaaagttatggcattttaaagtttcgcttattttcaacaaaatagttatatgaacgagccagttacatccaaataagagagttgatgacatcactcactccctatttcttttgtattttattatataaagtatgaaatatttgattttctcatcatcgtcatgtaaaatgaagtttcattcctccctaaacacgtggaattccattattttaacattttgttcttcaggcaaagaggtcctaattgccaaattcgtaaaaattgaaatagtgagtgagtgacatcatcgactctctcatttggatgtaactggctcgttcatataactattttgttgaaaataagcgaaactttgaaatgtcataactttcttattttacatccgattttgataaaattttcagcattgtgcttgtctgatttttctctattgattcaaatcaacatatttctgaggtggacttgacctttaagtaagtAGTTCAAGCCACAAGATTTTCACCTTATATTTCCCATAAcatgctgttaccatggcaacacaatatCTGACACATgcggaaaaaaaattaatgcaaatctttTATTCAAGACCAATGTATGCCAAGTTTGTTGAGGAATGAATATAAACTGAGGAAGTACATTTAGTTCGATCCGCAACATTTGCAATGGACCGACCGACTGCCCGAccaaaagctgattccttcctaTACACCCCCTTCAAACTTCGCTTGGCAGGGGGTAAAACAAACTTACCTCATCATATCCATACAACCATAGCCTGGGTGTTTGATAGTACTTGTCATATGTGATGTTTAGATCGTATGTTCTCGTTTGCAGTATTCCGCTTTCTCCACTGGCCCCTCCGCTCTCCGACCCCGTACCCTTTAGCTTACTCGTATCCAGCGTGGCCTGTTggcaaatcaatcaaaatacaataaCTGGTGCTTGATAGTAAATGTCAAATGAAATcactttttcttctccttcttcttcttctcctcctcctcctccttcttcttcttcttcttcttcttcttctcctccttcttctcctcctccttctttttgtGTGAGTAGGCTTTTGAGATGCTGAAGATGAACACACTGATTTAACCGGTAAACCCTCCCAATAATCCCTCTGCTCTCATACACTGTAACCCTTGGGAGTTTCACAGAGGtacaataaaatcattttcatttttattaagcaaatggcatttcatttatttttatcacgCGATATATGGGAGGCTGCTCAGTGCtcacatatgacatcacaaatcaaaatatttatttgaaatgctaataatttgatcattttgtctgctatttttacaataaccTTCTAGTCAGTCAACTTTCCATTCAAggaaaaattaagcaaaatgtACTCACATTGTCTTCTGCTTCTAGCATTCCGCTTTCCTCAAAAGctgaaatcaaaacaaaagGACCTTTTATCAGGGAACATCCTGTTACTCAGTGGTATACACTGCATGTGACTTCCTGTCATAGCATCACTATTTAGTACACCTTTAGGAAAATGAAACTCTACtccaaataatgatgatggaggCATTTCATAATGAAATCCTTTACCACAGGTCTCAAGTACATTACTATTTGTACATTAACACTACCGTTTTTCAGGATTTAATACACCTTTTGGCAAAGTGAAACTTCATTCTCGATAATGATAATGGAAGCATTTCAGTGATATCCCATAGCACGGGTCTGAAGTACATTACCATGTTTTAGGTACATGATCACTACCATTTTGCTGGATAAAAATTGTGATAGAAAAGCACCTTAGGCACCTTGTCGAAAGTAAGAGCCTTCTCTTTCCCGCAGGAACCCCAATAGTGGCTTTTTGTTACCAATCCTCATATTTCGTTACGGACAAAATGCTGCACAATGCCTAATCGTGGGGTTCCCGCGCGCTGATTGCCGGGGCATACTTGACTTAGTGTTTACACAGAGAAAAATTGCCGTGTCTGCCCCAGCTTGCAGGTCCAATCCTACTAATTTGGCGAAGCAAAATTTCCGTGTCTGCCCCGCGAGCCAAGGCAAGGTAATCGCGCTTACACACATTAAAAACAAGGCAAGTCTGCCCAAGCTTGAAGGTCTGCCCCAAGAGTCGGGCAGcatgtaaacacggtaaaatATAACCTGGAATTTATTGTAAATATCAAGGTTATCTAATACACTAATATTTAGTGTACAGATGATGCACAAAGAACATCTTGTAATCTGAATACggaaaattataaattatacaatgctaaattgatatctttaatTACTTTCAAAGGACTTTGATTAGCCTAAGCTACCATATCCAGTGCCCAGAGCGTTAAAATCGTGAACCCTTCCTTTTCTTACTATACCTGGGCCAAGAATGGGAAAGATataaatttttttgtaaaaaaggaTTTCACTGCAGCAATGGGAGATGAACCCACGACCTTGCGGTTCACAAGTTTGTTGACTAAACCACTGATCAAAAACTTCTATGCTACTTGGCTTTACACTTCATAAGGAAGATGCAAATGGTAGTGattaagaaagcatgaatgcttgtaagcaagcaaccagaaaACCAACAGCTTAAGGTGCACTCTAAGGGACCTGGCAGATAAgaattaatgccttaccaaagggcactagcacacCAAGTGGGAAATGAAACCGGGTCACTGGAATCCAAAACCCCCGCTCTATCGACTGAGTTATTGCACCTCTATAAATTAAATACCTTCCATATCTTCtgcttcttcatcatcatcatcgtcgtcatcgtcatcaccacaaGCTGTTGGCTCTGACTTTGGATCAAGGGTCATCTCGCTAGACTTTTCAGCAGCTTGGGTACCTGACAAATCTGAGAGAGGTGAGATGAATCATATCATAGAAGTCTCCTTCTTTATAACATATTCTCTTGAATATCACTAACACTGTtatcaaaataatcatcattattaatgttGTAATTATGACCAGCATTGtgagcatcatcatcactacaaTCATCATAAACTTcaacatcattgtcatcatcatcatcatcactataaccaccaccatcatccgcCTAATCATCAAtaaccactatcatcatcaccaccaccaccatgatcaccatcatcatcttcatcatcatcaccaccaccaccatgatcaccatcatcatcttcatcatcatcatcaccaccaccaccacccatcatcatcatcatcaccagcagcatcatcagcatcatcatcatcatcctcaccctcatcatcatcctcaccatcatcatcatcatcgattaCCTGCATTATGATGTGTATCCACCCATCCACCATCTTCATCGTTCTCTTCGATGATAGCCTCATTCTCCTCATGGTATTCCATCTGCTTGCATCTCTTATAACAAGGAACTacaatggataaaaaaaaattatcattctaTTAATGGCCCACAAAAAATAACTATTACATATAGTTAAAGGGCAAGTTCAGCAAAGCAtaaagttaatttgaatgataagagaaaaatcaaactagaataCCACTGAAAACTTAATTAAaactggatgtaaaataagaaatatagaCGATTAAAATTTTTTTAGAAGGTCAGCAAGATTATTCGAAATGAAACTATTTGTACTTGTTgggaaatacaaataaaagttaaaaattcaaatacacATGGTCAACTGACTATTTGTCTTTCATTTTCACTCTGCAggttaaatttcaataaaataaaatgtaattcaaTCTCTCATAAACTAATTTGGCATGACTTCTGCATATTTACCTGTTGAACATGTGATGTTTGCAAAGAAAGAGAAACTAAAACctgcatgcatgtacatgtacagcccattcctttgaaattttgatatgtttATCAGGGGTGTAAACTTGTACAGAATATACACTGTATGTAGGCTGCATACATTTTAGCATTGAGGgcctgtacatgtatagtgattTTCGATATTAACATGCTCAAAACACTTAACAATACCTAATAGTCCTGCTCTGCAATTTTAACAGCTGCCAAGTTGTGTAGTACATGTCTGTAATTTCTTATGTGAGTCTAATGTAattttggg contains:
- the LOC121429519 gene encoding ubiquitin-like-conjugating enzyme ATG3 — protein: MQNMINSMKGVGLGVAEFLTPVLKESKFRETGVLTPEEFVAAGDHLVHSCPTWKWSAGEASKKKSYLPDEKQFLLTNNVPCYKRCKQMEYHEENEAIIEENDEDGGWVDTHHNADLSGTQAAEKSSEMTLDPKSEPTACGDDDDDDDDDEEAEDMEAFEESGMLEAEDNATLDTSKLKGTGSESGGASGESGILQTRTYDLNITYDKYYQTPRLWLYGYDEHRKPLTVDQMYEDISQDHVKKTVTVESHPNLPQTMCSVHPCRHADVMKKIIHTVQDGGGELGVHLYLLIFLKFVQAVIPTIEYDYTRHFTMNSPLSTR